Below is a window of Williamwhitmania sp. DNA.
GCGGCTTTTTCCATCTTTTGCCTCGTCTGGTTTAGGATATCCTTTACATCATTCATAACCTGTGGATTTCAGAAGGTTGGCTAAAAATATTCATTTTTTAACTAATGTCCCAATATTTTCGCCCAAAATTACTTTCGAAAGGTTATCGGGCTTATTCATGTCGAAAACAACAATGGGTAGGTTATTCTCTCCGCACATGGTAAATGCGGTAAGATCCATAACCTTTAGCTGCTTGCTGTAGGCCTCTTCAAAAGTGAGGTTGATGTAGCGCGTTGCAGCTGGATCTTTTTCAGGATCGGCGGTGTAAATTCCATCAACACGGGTACCTTTAAGCAAAACATCTGCCTCTATTTCAACACCGCGTAGGGCTGCTGCCGTATCGGTAGTAAAGAATGGGTTGCTTGTGCCACCAGCGAGAATGGCTACAACTCCGTTGTTGAGCAGTTCCCTTGCTTTGTGAGCACTATAGTACTCGCCTACTGGCTCCATTCGAATAGAAGTAAGAACTTTAGCTTTTAATCCGTGGTTTGTCAGCGCTGATTCGAGCGCTAGGCTGTTAATAACGGTGGCAAGCATGCCCATTTGATCTCCAGTTACCCTATCGAACCCCTTGGTGGTACCGGAGAGCCCACGAAAAATATTTCCACCTCCAATAACAATGGCAACCTGTGCTCCGTGGTTTACAGCCGATGCAATTTCTTTACAGTAGGCATTTAGCATGACGGTGCTGATGCCGTAGCCTTGGTCACCTTG
It encodes the following:
- the pyrH gene encoding UMP kinase — encoded protein: MLKYKRVLLKLSGESLQGDQGYGISTVMLNAYCKEIASAVNHGAQVAIVIGGGNIFRGLSGTTKGFDRVTGDQMGMLATVINSLALESALTNHGLKAKVLTSIRMEPVGEYYSAHKARELLNNGVVAILAGGTSNPFFTTDTAAALRGVEIEADVLLKGTRVDGIYTADPEKDPAATRYINLTFEEAYSKQLKVMDLTAFTMCGENNLPIVVFDMNKPDNLSKVILGENIGTLVKK